In a single window of the Amycolatopsis sp. cg5 genome:
- a CDS encoding 4-hydroxybenzoate 3-monooxygenase yields MRTQVGIVGAGPAGLVLAHLLHLEGIESVILEARDREYIRRRVRAGVCEQPTVDLFRQLGLATRMDAEGLVHEGLSLRFDGEDHRIPLTELTSKSIVVYGQQEIVKDLIDAHEARGQQIHYEVSDVSLSEIDTERPRISYRDSDGVSQVLECDVIAGCDGFHGISRPSIPSQEPFDREYPFSWLGVLAQTRPSDDELIYAHHERGFALHSMRSPEITRLYLQVPNGDRIESWSDDRIWSELDTRLAADGFSLIEGPILDKNIAPMRSFVVEPMQYGRLFLAGDSAHIVPATGAKGMNLAIADVLVLSRAVKELLLHKNPEPASAYSDTCLRRVWRAEHFSWFMTTMLHINPAADRFQRRLQVSQLRYTVSSRAAATSLAENYVGLPFG; encoded by the coding sequence TTGCGTACACAGGTCGGCATCGTCGGAGCGGGCCCCGCTGGGCTCGTGCTCGCTCACCTCCTCCATCTGGAGGGCATCGAGTCGGTGATTCTCGAAGCCCGCGACCGCGAGTACATCCGGCGGCGCGTGCGTGCGGGGGTCTGCGAGCAGCCGACGGTCGACCTGTTCCGCCAACTCGGTCTCGCGACCCGTATGGACGCGGAAGGCCTTGTGCACGAAGGCCTTTCGCTCCGCTTCGACGGCGAGGACCACCGCATCCCGCTCACGGAGCTGACCAGCAAGTCCATTGTGGTCTACGGCCAGCAGGAAATCGTCAAGGACCTGATCGACGCCCACGAGGCACGCGGTCAGCAGATCCACTACGAAGTCTCGGATGTTTCACTGTCCGAAATAGACACTGAGCGGCCACGTATTTCCTACCGTGACAGCGATGGTGTCTCACAGGTGCTGGAGTGCGACGTCATCGCGGGCTGCGACGGCTTCCACGGCATCAGCCGCCCCTCGATCCCGTCGCAAGAGCCTTTCGACCGCGAGTACCCGTTCTCGTGGCTGGGCGTTCTCGCGCAGACGCGGCCGTCCGACGACGAGCTGATCTACGCACACCACGAGCGCGGCTTCGCGTTGCACAGCATGCGGTCGCCCGAGATCACTCGGCTCTACCTCCAGGTCCCCAACGGCGACCGCATCGAATCCTGGTCCGACGACCGTATTTGGTCCGAATTGGACACTCGGCTGGCCGCGGACGGCTTTTCCCTGATCGAGGGCCCGATCCTCGACAAGAACATCGCGCCGATGCGCAGCTTCGTCGTCGAGCCGATGCAGTACGGCAGGCTGTTCCTGGCGGGCGACTCGGCCCACATCGTCCCCGCGACGGGCGCCAAAGGCATGAATCTCGCCATCGCCGACGTCCTGGTCCTGTCCCGCGCGGTGAAGGAATTGTTGCTGCACAAGAATCCTGAGCCCGCGTCGGCCTATTCGGACACCTGCCTGCGCCGGGTATGGCGAGCCGAGCACTTCTCCTGGTTCATGACGACCATGCTCCACATCAACCCCGCCGCCGACCGGTTCCAGCGCCGTCTCCAGGTCTCCCAGCTCCGGTACACGGTCAGCTCCCGAGCCGCCGCGACCAGCCTGGCCGAGAACTACGTCGGCCTGCCCTTCGGCTGA
- a CDS encoding Clp protease N-terminal domain-containing protein has protein sequence MNSPVRLDELITYIKTQHSDGDALAQLSDAVLVADNLGEVADHLIGHFVDQARRSGASWTDIGRSMGVSKQAAQKRFVPKEPSLEELANTFGRFTDRARKVVIGAQAAARNAANNHIGSEHLLFGLLGETEGLAAKAIAEFGLPIQEAMPKVMDSFDPPSDTIADQLPFDAHGKKVMELTLREGLRLGHNYIGTEHILFAILELGEGRAYDLLTAWGVTKEAVEPWTLQLLAAIVEGRKLN, from the coding sequence ATGAACTCACCGGTCCGCTTGGACGAACTCATCACCTACATCAAGACACAGCACTCCGACGGCGACGCCCTCGCCCAGCTTTCCGACGCGGTGCTGGTCGCCGACAACCTCGGCGAGGTCGCGGATCACCTGATCGGCCACTTCGTCGACCAAGCCAGGCGGTCCGGAGCCTCCTGGACCGACATCGGCCGCAGCATGGGCGTCTCCAAGCAGGCCGCCCAGAAACGCTTCGTCCCCAAGGAACCCAGCCTCGAAGAGCTGGCCAACACCTTCGGCCGCTTCACCGACCGCGCCCGCAAGGTCGTGATCGGCGCACAGGCCGCGGCCCGCAACGCCGCCAACAACCACATCGGCTCCGAACACCTCCTCTTCGGCCTCCTCGGCGAGACCGAAGGCCTGGCCGCCAAGGCGATCGCCGAGTTCGGCCTCCCCATCCAGGAGGCGATGCCGAAGGTCATGGACTCCTTCGACCCACCATCGGACACGATCGCCGACCAGCTCCCGTTCGACGCGCACGGCAAGAAGGTCATGGAGCTGACCCTGCGCGAGGGCCTGCGTCTCGGCCACAATTACATTGGCACGGAACACATCCTGTTCGCGATCCTGGAACTCGGCGAGGGCCGCGCGTACGACCTGCTGACCGCATGGGGTGTGACCAAGGAGGCGGTCGAGCCATGGACCTTGCAACTGCTGGCGGCGATCGTCGAAGGCCGCAAGCTGAACTGA
- a CDS encoding NAD(P)/FAD-dependent oxidoreductase produces the protein MTTVLVAGAGQSGFQTAASLRDKGFAGRVVLIGDEPGVPYQRPPLSKQYLQGTAGVDALHLRPQDFFNDKDIELVDGRIAAIDRAESTVTLEDGTSLEYDHLVLATGARNRPLPVPGADLEGVFGLRTRDDADSLRTALEQAKDVVVIGGGFIGLEFAAHAGRPVTVVEAQDRLLARVATPEISAHFAALHEQAGATLVLGHGVTALHGDGKVESVELTDGRHLPADLVVIGVGVLPETTLAEEAGLKVDNGIVVDEHLTTSDPKIFAVGDCANFPCVHAGRPTRLESVQNAVDQARWVAATITGAPAPYDSVPWFWTDQLGNKLQIAGIGTGADNLLVTGDKDAGKFSILAFRDDVLIAVESVNRPSDHVSARRLLAATRPVTLDELRAAEFDLKGLAKSRS, from the coding sequence ATGACAACGGTCCTCGTCGCCGGTGCGGGACAGAGTGGGTTCCAAACCGCCGCTTCGTTGCGGGACAAGGGTTTCGCCGGGCGGGTCGTGCTGATCGGCGACGAACCGGGTGTGCCGTACCAGCGTCCGCCGCTGTCGAAGCAGTACCTGCAGGGGACCGCCGGGGTCGACGCGCTGCACCTGCGTCCCCAGGATTTCTTCAACGACAAGGACATCGAGCTCGTCGACGGCCGCATCGCCGCGATCGACCGCGCCGAGTCGACCGTCACGCTCGAAGACGGGACCTCGCTCGAGTACGACCACCTCGTGCTCGCGACCGGTGCCCGCAACCGCCCGCTCCCGGTGCCCGGCGCCGACCTCGAAGGCGTGTTCGGCCTGCGCACCCGCGACGACGCCGACTCGCTGCGCACCGCGCTGGAGCAGGCGAAGGACGTCGTCGTGATCGGCGGCGGCTTCATCGGACTGGAGTTCGCCGCGCACGCGGGCCGCCCGGTCACGGTCGTCGAAGCGCAGGACCGGCTGCTCGCGCGCGTCGCGACCCCGGAGATCTCCGCGCACTTCGCCGCGCTCCACGAGCAGGCGGGCGCGACGCTGGTACTCGGCCACGGCGTCACCGCGCTGCACGGCGACGGCAAGGTCGAGTCGGTCGAGCTCACCGACGGCCGCCATCTGCCCGCCGACCTCGTCGTGATCGGCGTCGGCGTGCTGCCCGAAACCACGCTCGCCGAAGAGGCCGGGCTCAAGGTCGACAACGGCATCGTCGTCGACGAGCACCTCACCACCAGCGACCCCAAGATCTTCGCGGTCGGCGACTGCGCCAACTTCCCGTGCGTGCACGCGGGCAGGCCGACCCGTCTCGAGTCCGTGCAGAACGCCGTCGACCAGGCGCGGTGGGTCGCCGCGACCATCACCGGCGCGCCGGCGCCGTACGACAGCGTCCCGTGGTTCTGGACCGACCAGCTCGGCAACAAGCTGCAGATCGCCGGTATCGGGACCGGCGCCGACAACCTGCTGGTCACCGGCGACAAGGACGCGGGCAAGTTCTCCATCCTGGCGTTCCGCGACGACGTGCTGATCGCCGTCGAGTCGGTCAACCGCCCCAGCGACCACGTTTCCGCCCGTCGTCTCCTCGCCGCCACCAGGCCGGTGACGCTCGACGAACTGCGGGCAGCCGAGTTCGATCTCAAGGGATTGGCCAAATCTAGGAGTTAG
- a CDS encoding IclR family transcriptional regulator yields MRHNAARPPSVAERVLDLLGAFTSDRPKLTLSDLSRRAGLPLSTAHRIVAELVRRGALEREEDGRYRVGLWLWEVASLSPHGMSLRESAMPFLEDLYEATHQNVQLAVLDVPDVVYLERISARGAVNVVSRPGGRLAAHATGVGLVLLANAPAEVQESVLAAPLKRYTAKTISSPAKLRRVLADVRRDGYAISDRQIELVSVSVAAPVYGTDDTVVAAISLVVPAEDTDARSLVPAVRAAARGISRSLGAPRAARMPASAERKSRPAERSP; encoded by the coding sequence ATGCGGCACAACGCAGCCCGCCCGCCCTCGGTGGCGGAGCGTGTCCTCGATCTTCTCGGCGCCTTCACTTCGGATCGCCCGAAGCTGACGCTGTCCGATTTGTCCCGCCGGGCGGGCTTGCCACTGTCCACCGCCCACCGCATCGTCGCCGAACTTGTCCGCCGCGGCGCGCTCGAACGCGAGGAGGACGGCCGCTACCGCGTCGGCCTCTGGCTGTGGGAGGTCGCCTCGCTCTCGCCGCACGGCATGAGCCTGCGCGAGAGCGCGATGCCGTTCCTCGAGGACCTTTACGAGGCGACCCACCAGAACGTCCAGCTCGCCGTGCTGGACGTCCCCGATGTCGTCTACCTGGAGCGGATCTCCGCACGCGGCGCGGTCAACGTCGTGTCGCGCCCCGGTGGGCGGCTCGCGGCGCACGCGACCGGCGTCGGACTGGTGCTGCTCGCGAACGCGCCCGCCGAGGTCCAGGAGTCGGTTTTGGCGGCGCCTCTCAAGCGCTACACCGCCAAGACCATCTCGTCGCCCGCGAAACTGCGGCGCGTACTCGCGGACGTCCGGCGAGACGGTTACGCGATCAGCGACCGCCAGATCGAGCTGGTCTCGGTGTCGGTCGCCGCGCCCGTCTACGGCACAGATGACACAGTCGTGGCCGCGATTTCGCTGGTCGTCCCCGCCGAGGACACCGACGCGCGCAGCCTGGTCCCGGCCGTGCGCGCGGCCGCGCGCGGGATTTCCCGGTCACTCGGCGCGCCACGCGCCGCCCGGATGCCGGCTTCCGCTGAGCGGAAGTCGAGGCCCGCCGAACGCAGCCCCTGA